From a single Larus michahellis chromosome 18, bLarMic1.1, whole genome shotgun sequence genomic region:
- the LRRC37B gene encoding leucine-rich repeat-containing protein 37B: MDCRRPKLQLACAKMVSKTGLLVKLLSEGQDDQSASAVTGQCLLEGNVSNGTAKETGRKFTGKLKAEYTLGDGFPLSMSVSIMIVIILTVICRLEACSQKNAAASQPRSTTKSQPKRFFQKFLPRAWSVEEDGVRAQQERALAQPCDWNAPEEEEEEEMEIFNRAQRR; this comes from the exons ATGGACTGCCGCCGGCCCAAGCTCCAGCTGGCCTGTGCAAAGATGGTCTCGAAGACGGGGCTGCTCGTAAAGCTGCTCAGCGAGGGGCAAGATGACCAGTCAGCCTCTGCTGTCACGGGCCAGTGTCTCCTGGAAGGGAACGTTTCCAATGGCACGGCCAAGGAAACGGGCAGGAAATTCACAGGGAAG TTGAAAGCAGAGTACACCTTGGGTGACGGGTTCCCGTTATCGATGTCGGTGTCCATCATGATTGTGATTATTCTCACGGTGATTTGTCGTCTCGAG GCTTGCTCCcaaaaaaatgcagctgcttcCCAACCCCGAAGTACCACTAAATCACAACCGAAAAG attcTTTCAAAAATTCCTGCCCCGGGCATGGAGCGTGGAGGAGGACGGCGTCAGAGCGCAG cagGAACGGGCCCTGGCCCAGCCGTGCGACTGGAAcgccccagaggaggaggaggaggaggagatggagatcTTCAACAGGGCCCAGCGACGCTaa
- the GH1 gene encoding somatotropin — protein sequence MPLSNLFANAVLRAQHLHLLAAETYKEFERTYIPEDQRHANKNSQAAFCYSETIPAPTGKDDAQQKSDMELLRFSLVLIQSWLTPVQYLSKVFTNNLVFGTSDRVYEKLKDLEEGIQALMRELEDRSPRGPQILKPTYDKFDIHLRNEDALLKNYGLLSCFKKDLHKVETYLKVMKCRRYGEGNCTV from the exons ATGCCCCTTTCCAACCTGTTTGCCAACGCCGTGCTGAGGGCTCAGCACCTTCACCTCCTGGCTGCCGAGACATACAAAGAGTTC GAACGCACCTATATTCCAGAGGACCAGAGACACGCCAACAAAAATTCTCAGGCAGCATTTTGTTACTCAGAAACCATCCCTGCTCCCACGGGGAAGGACGATGCCCAGCAGAAATCG gataTGGAGCTTCTTCGGTTTTCACTGGTTCTCATCCAGTCCTGGCTGACGCCGGTGCAATACCTAAGCAAGGTGTTCACAAACAATCTGGTTTTCGGCACCTCAGACAGAGTATATGAAAAACTAAAGGACCTGGAAGAAGGGATCCAAGCTCTCATGAGG GAGCTGGAGGACCGGAGCCCGCGGGGTCCCCAGATCCTCAAACCCACCTACGACAAATTCGACATCCACCTGCGCAACGAGGACGCCCTGCTGAAGAACTACGGCTTGCTCTCCTGCTTCAAGAAGGACCTGCACAAGGTGGAGACCTACCTGAAGGTGATGAAGTGCCGGCGCTACGGTGAGGGAAACTGCACCGTTTGA
- the RDM1 gene encoding RAD52 motif-containing protein 1 has product MAGREGGCPGMAEVVEFRVPAGSHQTLLVWGLEPQPGLERSLFSAFSKFGPLYSVRAHRNAAVAGPGYYAIIKFYSAGDARRAQRTCNGQRLFQESPLKVCVCTKQKGFQQQVLALNSNKCQELANHYLGFNGWSSRIITLQNVSGFDGENEELGETLQKRSVKYLCAVEVTLPHHRVRTKGVALGEADIENSGDLLEFVTASRRAQKVAVGKALSCAFQKILLVVLENGKVAVEYNPTQEELTDSLTEEELKGLVQVSELSVEQFDLEEEVLSDVSFDDELPSREVPSN; this is encoded by the exons aTGGCGGGGCGGGAAGGCGGCTGCCCCGGCATGGCGGAGGTGGTGGAGTTCCGGGTGCCCGCGGGGAGCCACCAGACGCTGCTGGTCTGGGGGCTGGAGCCGCAGCCGGGGCTGGAG cGTTCCCTGTTTTCAGCGTTTTCCAAATTTGGGCCGCTCTACTCGGTGCGAGCGCACCGAAACGCTGCCGTGGCAGGGCCGGGGTATTACGCCATCATCAAGTTTTACTCAGCTGGAGATGCCAGGAGAGCCCAGCGCACGTGCAACGGGCAGAGGCTGTTTCAGGAATCTCCCTTGAAG GTTTGCGTTTGCACCAAGCAGAAAGGGTTTCAGCAGCAAGTTCTTGCTCTCAACAGCAACAAGTGCCAGGAGTTGGCCAACCACTACCTTGGCTTTAACGGCTGGTCCAGTCGCATCATCACA CTGCAGAATGTATCTGGCTTTGATGGTGAGAATGAGGAACTGGGAGAGACGTTACAGAAGCGATCCGTGAAATACCTGTGTGCTGTAGAGGTGACACTGCCCCACCACAGGGTACGCACCAAGGGAGTTGCCCTCGGCGAGGCAGACATAGAAAACAGTGGAG ATCTTCTCGAGTTTGTCACGGCCTCAAGGAGAGCTCAGAAAGTCGCAGTCGGGAAGGCTTTGTCTTGCGCCTTTCAGAAGATACTCCTCGTAGTCTTAG AGAATGGGAAAGTGGCCGTGGAGTACAATCCCACCCAAGAGGAGCTCACAGACTCCTTAACAGAAGAGGAACTGAAGGGGCTTGTTCAG GTCAGTGAGTTGTCCGTGGAACAGTTTGACCTGGAAGAAGAAGTTTTGTCTGATGTCAGTTTTGATGATGAGCTCCCTAGCCGGGAGGTGCCGTCTAATTAG